The Pricia mediterranea genome includes a window with the following:
- a CDS encoding DUF58 domain-containing protein, with protein MNLQSELNKASLFQNLELLANQVVEGFISGIHKSPFHGFSAEFAEHKIYNNGESTKHIDWKLFAKTDKLYTKRYEEETNLRCHMILDSSASMYYPKVKDLSIDNLNKIGFGVLSIAALMNVLKRQRDAVGLSVYSDAYDFYAPEKGSERHHQMLLAKLVEISQETEPVAETETYTYLHLIAEKIKRRSLIFLFTDMFQTQTDDEKLFEALRHLKYNKHEVVLFHLVDKKTELRFDFENVPKRFLDVETGEHIDIYSDTIKEAYENRVTGYFEDLKLKCAQYRIKYVGVDIGGNFSTVLNTFMTERQKFV; from the coding sequence ATGAACCTGCAATCCGAACTGAATAAGGCATCCCTTTTCCAAAACCTAGAACTTCTGGCCAACCAGGTCGTTGAAGGATTTATCAGTGGGATCCATAAGAGTCCCTTTCACGGCTTTTCCGCGGAATTTGCCGAGCATAAAATCTACAATAATGGCGAAAGCACCAAGCATATCGATTGGAAGCTTTTTGCCAAAACCGACAAACTCTACACCAAACGCTACGAAGAGGAAACCAATTTACGCTGCCATATGATTTTGGACAGTTCCGCCTCGATGTACTATCCCAAAGTAAAAGATTTATCCATCGATAACCTGAACAAAATCGGATTTGGGGTTCTGTCCATTGCCGCCCTGATGAACGTTCTAAAACGACAGCGGGATGCCGTTGGTCTAAGTGTTTACTCCGACGCCTACGATTTTTATGCCCCCGAAAAGGGAAGCGAGCGGCACCATCAGATGTTGTTGGCCAAGCTAGTCGAAATAAGCCAGGAGACTGAACCCGTTGCGGAGACCGAAACCTACACCTATTTGCATCTGATCGCCGAAAAGATCAAGCGCCGTAGCCTCATCTTTCTCTTTACCGATATGTTCCAGACCCAAACCGATGATGAAAAATTATTCGAGGCATTACGGCATTTAAAATATAACAAACATGAAGTGGTATTGTTCCACTTGGTGGACAAGAAAACCGAATTGCGTTTCGATTTTGAAAACGTTCCCAAACGCTTTTTAGACGTCGAAACTGGGGAACACATCGATATATACTCCGACACCATCAAGGAAGCCTACGAAAACCGTGTTACCGGGTACTTTGAAGACTTGAAACTGAAGTGCGCGCAATACCGTATTAAATATGTCGGCGTAGATATCGGAGGGAATTTTTCCACCGTGCTCAATACCTTTATGACGGAGCGGCAGAAATTTGTTTGA
- the trxA gene encoding thioredoxin: MALEITDATFDEVVLKNDKPVVVDFWAAWCGPCRMVGPIIDEVSKEYEGKAVVGKLDVDANQEYAAKYGVRNIPTVLIFKDGEIVNRQVGVSPKKAYTDAIDTLL; the protein is encoded by the coding sequence ATGGCATTAGAAATTACGGACGCTACTTTTGACGAAGTGGTCCTTAAAAACGATAAACCTGTAGTAGTAGATTTTTGGGCGGCATGGTGCGGCCCCTGTAGAATGGTAGGTCCCATCATCGATGAGGTAAGCAAGGAATACGAGGGCAAGGCTGTCGTAGGGAAGCTGGACGTAGACGCCAATCAGGAATACGCGGCCAAATATGGGGTGCGAAACATTCCCACCGTACTGATCTTTAAAGATGGCGAAATCGTAAATCGGCAAGTAGGGGTATCTCCGAAGAAGGCCTATACCGATGCGATCGACACGCTACTCTAG
- the dnaE gene encoding DNA polymerase III subunit alpha, which produces MYLIFDTETTGLPKKWNAPISDTDNWPRCVQIAWQLHDAMGELIEHQDFLIRPDGYNIPYDAEQVHGISTALAEEQGVPLSEVLEKFNAAMAKTEFIVGQNVGFDLNIMGAEFHRLSVENPLQQLPVLDTCTEETAKLCQIPGGRGGKFKLPTLTELHQHLFGEPFNEAHNATADVEATTRCFLELLRREFYPIEKLDVQPDYFQNFSEANPQEIQLIGLKHINLKKASEKIAAQLGIHETEEISKEEIKENIKTLEDAPFSHLHNHSQFSVLQSTINIKDLVKAAADHKMPAVALTDHANMMGAFHFVKEVGAYNKGVRERNETAKENAEPVTEQELTPIIGCEFFVCEEHTNKNTKDNGYQIVLLAKNKKGYQNLCKMSSIAYTDGFYYVPRIDRKVVEKYKEDVIVLTGNLYGEVPGKILNVGENQAEEALLWWKQQFGDDLYLEIMRHGQEDEDRVNQVLLQFAKKHDVKLVATNNTYYCLEEDAEAHDILLCVKDGEKQATPIGRGRGYRYGLPNSEYYFKGQDEMKDLFQDIPEAILNVQEVVDKIEPFELARDVLLPKFDIPEEFKVPEDEVDGGNRGENAYLRHITYEGAKKRYREITPEISERIDFELDTIKNSGYPGYFLITEDFIREARNMDVSVGPGRGSAAGSVVAYCLTITNIDPLKYDLLFERFLNPDRVSMPDIDIDFDDEGRGRVMDYVIDKYGANQVAQIITYGTMAAKSSIRDTARVLDLPLGDADRIAKLIPTMSKLGKIFGVPEADLKKKFRADDLEKVNQLLNIAETDDLEGQTVNMARTLEGSVRNTGIHACGVIITPDDITNFVPVATAKDSDLYVTQFDNSVVESAGLLKMDFLGLKTLTLIKDTVKIVKAKHGIDLVPDDFPLDDEKTYELFQRGDTVGIFQYESPGMQKHMKDLKPTVFDDLIAMNALYRPGPMEYIPSFIRRKHGDEDIAYDLPDMEEYLQETYGITVYQEQVMLLSQKLAGFSKGEADVLRKAMGKKIFALLAKLKPQFLDGGEKKGHPRDILEKIWKDWEAFAAYAFNKSHSTCYAYIAYQTAYLKAHYPAEYMAAVLSNNMNDIKQVTFFMEECKRMGLEVLGPDVNESYYKFAVNKQGAVRFGMGAIKGVGRSAVETIVANRKEDGHFKSVFDVAKRIDLRAANKKAFESLAVAGGFDSFGTAHRAQYFQDEGDGVSFLEKVVKYGAKFQENENSAQVSLFGDASEVQIPEPTVPPCEEWGTMEKLRREKEVVGIYISGHPLDDFKTEIDAFCNAEVAFANDLESHINREVSFAGVITDVQHRVSKNGKGWALFTMEDYSDSHEFRIFGEEYLKFRHFLMINSFAYVKVFVREGWVNRDTGKKGDPRMQYNSFMLLQEVMETYAKKLTIRLNIDEMKEEGIHQLKDTLVLHKGSHPLNFVVYEMDRQIKVRLSSRKQKVQISSELLSSLEESQVHYKLN; this is translated from the coding sequence ATGTATTTAATCTTCGACACCGAAACCACCGGATTGCCAAAAAAATGGAATGCCCCTATATCCGACACCGACAACTGGCCGCGCTGCGTGCAGATTGCCTGGCAGTTGCACGATGCGATGGGCGAGCTTATCGAGCATCAGGATTTCTTGATCCGTCCCGACGGCTACAACATTCCCTATGATGCGGAGCAGGTACACGGTATTTCCACGGCATTGGCGGAAGAGCAGGGAGTCCCCTTGTCCGAAGTGCTCGAAAAGTTCAACGCGGCCATGGCCAAGACCGAGTTCATCGTTGGCCAGAACGTTGGCTTCGACCTGAACATCATGGGAGCGGAATTTCACCGGCTGTCCGTTGAAAACCCGCTACAGCAATTGCCCGTTTTGGATACCTGTACCGAGGAGACCGCCAAGCTCTGTCAAATTCCCGGGGGCCGGGGCGGCAAGTTCAAACTTCCTACCTTGACTGAACTGCACCAGCATCTTTTTGGCGAACCTTTCAACGAGGCCCACAACGCCACTGCCGATGTCGAGGCGACGACCCGATGCTTCCTCGAACTGCTGCGGAGGGAATTCTATCCTATTGAAAAACTGGATGTCCAGCCCGATTATTTCCAAAATTTCTCCGAGGCCAATCCCCAGGAAATCCAACTGATCGGCCTCAAGCACATCAACCTAAAAAAAGCATCCGAAAAAATAGCCGCCCAACTGGGCATCCATGAGACCGAGGAGATATCCAAGGAAGAGATCAAGGAAAACATCAAGACCCTTGAAGATGCGCCCTTCTCCCACCTGCACAACCATAGCCAGTTTTCGGTCTTGCAGAGCACCATCAACATCAAGGACCTGGTCAAGGCCGCCGCGGACCACAAAATGCCGGCCGTGGCGCTAACGGACCATGCGAATATGATGGGCGCCTTTCACTTTGTCAAGGAGGTCGGCGCATACAACAAGGGGGTCAGGGAGCGAAACGAGACCGCGAAGGAAAATGCCGAGCCGGTAACGGAACAGGAACTTACCCCCATCATCGGTTGCGAATTTTTCGTCTGTGAAGAGCATACCAATAAAAATACAAAAGATAACGGGTACCAGATCGTGCTGCTGGCCAAGAACAAAAAGGGGTATCAGAACCTCTGCAAAATGTCGTCGATTGCCTATACGGACGGATTTTACTATGTGCCGCGTATCGACAGGAAGGTCGTGGAAAAATATAAGGAAGATGTCATCGTACTCACCGGGAACCTTTATGGCGAAGTGCCCGGAAAGATTCTGAACGTGGGCGAAAACCAAGCCGAGGAGGCCCTGCTTTGGTGGAAGCAACAGTTCGGGGACGACCTCTATCTCGAAATCATGCGGCACGGACAGGAAGACGAAGACCGGGTCAACCAGGTGTTGCTGCAGTTCGCCAAAAAACACGATGTCAAGCTGGTCGCGACCAACAATACCTATTACTGCCTCGAAGAAGATGCCGAGGCACACGACATCCTGCTTTGTGTCAAGGACGGTGAAAAGCAGGCTACCCCCATCGGACGGGGCAGGGGCTATCGGTACGGCCTCCCCAATTCGGAATATTACTTCAAGGGTCAGGACGAGATGAAAGATCTTTTTCAGGATATCCCCGAAGCTATTCTGAACGTGCAGGAGGTCGTCGATAAGATCGAACCTTTCGAACTGGCACGCGACGTATTGTTGCCCAAGTTCGATATTCCCGAAGAATTTAAGGTGCCGGAGGATGAGGTCGACGGGGGCAACCGCGGGGAGAACGCCTATCTGCGGCATATTACCTACGAAGGTGCCAAAAAACGCTACCGGGAGATTACCCCCGAAATTAGCGAGCGTATCGATTTCGAGCTTGATACCATCAAGAATTCCGGTTACCCCGGATACTTTTTGATTACGGAGGATTTTATCAGAGAAGCCAGGAACATGGACGTTTCCGTGGGGCCCGGCCGGGGTTCCGCGGCGGGCTCGGTGGTGGCATACTGCCTGACCATTACCAATATCGATCCCCTGAAATACGACCTGCTTTTCGAACGGTTTTTGAATCCCGATCGGGTGTCGATGCCCGATATCGACATCGACTTCGACGATGAGGGCCGGGGCCGGGTGATGGACTATGTCATCGATAAATATGGGGCGAACCAGGTGGCGCAGATCATTACTTATGGTACCATGGCGGCCAAATCCTCCATCAGGGATACGGCCCGGGTGCTGGATCTGCCTTTGGGCGATGCGGACCGGATTGCCAAGTTGATTCCCACTATGAGCAAATTGGGCAAGATTTTCGGGGTGCCGGAGGCCGATCTGAAGAAGAAGTTCCGTGCCGACGATCTTGAAAAGGTCAACCAGCTTTTGAATATTGCGGAGACCGATGACCTTGAGGGGCAGACCGTAAACATGGCCCGCACCCTTGAGGGTTCCGTGCGCAACACGGGTATCCACGCCTGTGGGGTTATCATTACCCCCGACGATATCACGAATTTCGTTCCCGTGGCGACCGCAAAGGACTCCGACCTCTACGTGACCCAGTTCGATAACTCCGTCGTGGAAAGCGCGGGATTGCTGAAGATGGATTTCCTCGGATTAAAAACCCTGACCCTGATAAAGGACACGGTCAAGATCGTAAAGGCGAAACACGGCATCGATCTCGTACCCGACGATTTTCCCTTGGACGACGAAAAGACGTACGAGCTTTTCCAGCGTGGGGATACGGTGGGAATATTCCAGTACGAATCCCCCGGGATGCAGAAACACATGAAGGACCTGAAGCCCACGGTCTTCGACGATCTCATCGCCATGAACGCGCTCTACCGTCCCGGTCCGATGGAGTACATCCCCAGTTTTATCCGAAGAAAACATGGGGACGAGGACATCGCCTACGACCTTCCGGATATGGAGGAGTATCTACAGGAAACCTATGGTATTACGGTGTATCAGGAGCAAGTGATGCTGCTGTCCCAAAAACTGGCGGGATTTTCAAAGGGCGAGGCGGACGTCCTACGAAAGGCGATGGGAAAAAAGATTTTCGCGCTGCTGGCCAAGCTAAAGCCCCAATTTTTGGACGGGGGCGAGAAAAAGGGACATCCGAGGGATATCCTAGAAAAAATATGGAAAGACTGGGAGGCCTTTGCCGCCTATGCCTTCAACAAAAGTCACTCCACCTGCTATGCCTATATCGCCTATCAGACGGCCTATCTGAAAGCGCATTATCCCGCGGAATACATGGCGGCGGTGCTGTCCAACAACATGAACGACATCAAGCAGGTGACGTTTTTTATGGAGGAATGCAAGCGGATGGGCCTTGAGGTTTTGGGTCCCGATGTCAACGAATCCTATTACAAATTCGCGGTCAATAAACAAGGGGCCGTCCGTTTCGGGATGGGCGCCATCAAGGGGGTTGGCCGATCTGCGGTCGAAACTATTGTGGCCAACCGGAAGGAAGACGGGCATTTCAAGTCCGTTTTCGACGTGGCCAAACGCATCGATCTACGCGCCGCGAATAAAAAGGCTTTCGAGAGTCTGGCCGTTGCCGGGGGCTTCGATTCCTTCGGAACCGCCCATCGCGCCCAATATTTTCAGGACGAGGGCGACGGAGTAAGCTTTTTGGAAAAAGTGGTCAAATACGGAGCCAAATTCCAGGAGAACGAGAATTCCGCCCAAGTGAGCCTGTTCGGGGATGCCAGCGAGGTGCAGATTCCTGAACCGACCGTACCTCCCTGCGAGGAATGGGGTACTATGGAGAAGCTGCGACGGGAGAAAGAAGTGGTCGGTATCTATATTTCCGGCCATCCCCTGGACGATTTCAAGACCGAAATCGATGCTTTCTGTAATGCCGAGGTTGCATTTGCCAATGACCTGGAGAGCCATATCAACCGCGAAGTGTCTTTTGCCGGGGTCATAACCGACGTGCAGCATCGGGTATCGAAAAACGGAAAAGGATGGGCCTTGTTCACCATGGAGGACTATTCCGACTCCCATGAATTCCGAATTTTTGGGGAAGAATACCTAAAGTTCCGCCACTTCCTGATGATCAACTCCTTTGCCTACGTCAAAGTGTTCGTTAGGGAAGGATGGGTCAATCGCGATACCGGGAAGAAAGGCGACCCGCGAATGCAGTACAACAGTTTTATGTTGTTACAGGAAGTAATGGAGACCTACGCCAAAAAACTGACCATTAGGCTGAACATCGATGAGATGAAAGAGGAGGGCATCCACCAGTTGAAGGATACCTTAGTGCTGCATAAGGGCAGCCATCCCCTGAATTTTGTGGTCTATGAAATGGACCGGCAAATAAAGGTCCGGCTTTCGAGCCGAAAACAAAAAGTACAGATTTCCAGTGAGCTATTGTCCAGTTTGGAAGAGAGTCAAGTTCACTATAAACTGAATTGA
- a CDS encoding sulfatase family protein: MNATKTLHKPSGHLFILFLFILGMFQVSGQTPSDAQNSDEPRPMNFVIIFADDLGYGDLGVFGHPTVKTPHLDRMAYEGQKWTNFYAGASVCTPSRAALLTGRLPVRSGMASNVHRVLFPDSKKGLPADEVTLAEQLKTVGYNTGCIGKWHLGHKEQFLPTNNGFDYYFGIPYSNDMDKLAGEEYWHYWERPDDSIKTEHFNVPLFRNTDIIERPADQNTITKRYSEEAVSYIKQHKNKPFFIYLAHNLPHIPLFASKDFLGKSERGLYGDVVEEIDDGVGKILRTLKDEGLAENTIVVFTSDNGPWLPFKLNGGSAGLLRAGKGTTWEGGMREPTIFWSPGSIEPGVVTDLGATMDLFTTFSTLAGAEIPDDRVIDGVDLSGTLFEQRESPRKNMFYYRGTDLYAVRLGDYKVHFVTEGAYGQFGDRQEHDPPLLYHLDHDPSEQFDIAAEHPEIIKEINALVSEHKANLVRGEDQLAERE, translated from the coding sequence ATGAATGCTACAAAGACACTCCATAAACCATCAGGACATCTTTTCATCTTATTCCTTTTTATTTTAGGAATGTTCCAGGTTTCCGGCCAAACCCCGTCCGACGCTCAGAACAGCGACGAACCCCGCCCCATGAACTTCGTCATCATCTTCGCCGACGACCTGGGCTACGGCGACTTGGGGGTTTTCGGCCATCCTACCGTCAAGACCCCTCATCTCGATCGGATGGCGTACGAGGGACAGAAATGGACGAACTTTTACGCCGGGGCCAGCGTTTGCACCCCCAGCCGGGCGGCCCTGCTTACCGGTAGGCTTCCCGTACGTAGCGGTATGGCCAGTAACGTGCATCGGGTGCTGTTTCCCGATTCAAAAAAGGGACTCCCCGCCGACGAGGTCACCCTGGCCGAGCAATTGAAGACGGTCGGCTACAACACGGGCTGCATCGGCAAATGGCACCTCGGCCACAAGGAGCAATTTCTGCCCACCAACAACGGTTTCGATTATTATTTCGGGATCCCCTATTCCAACGATATGGACAAGCTCGCGGGCGAAGAATATTGGCATTACTGGGAGCGGCCCGACGACAGCATCAAGACCGAACATTTCAATGTACCCTTGTTTCGCAACACGGACATCATCGAGCGTCCGGCCGATCAGAATACCATCACCAAACGCTATTCCGAAGAGGCCGTTTCCTATATAAAACAACATAAGAACAAGCCCTTTTTTATCTATCTCGCCCACAATCTGCCCCATATTCCCCTTTTCGCCTCTAAAGACTTTTTGGGAAAGAGCGAACGTGGACTCTATGGCGATGTGGTGGAGGAAATCGATGATGGCGTCGGCAAAATCTTAAGGACTTTGAAGGACGAGGGACTCGCCGAAAACACGATTGTAGTCTTTACCTCCGACAACGGCCCCTGGCTGCCCTTTAAGCTCAACGGTGGTAGTGCGGGACTGCTCAGGGCGGGCAAGGGCACCACTTGGGAAGGGGGAATGCGCGAACCGACCATTTTTTGGTCGCCGGGCAGTATCGAACCGGGCGTCGTGACCGACCTCGGGGCGACGATGGACCTGTTTACCACCTTCAGCACACTGGCCGGAGCGGAAATTCCAGATGACCGCGTCATCGACGGGGTCGATTTAAGCGGCACCTTGTTCGAACAGCGCGAAAGTCCCAGGAAAAACATGTTCTACTATCGCGGCACGGACCTCTATGCGGTTCGCCTTGGCGATTACAAGGTCCACTTCGTCACCGAAGGTGCCTACGGCCAATTTGGCGATAGGCAGGAACACGACCCGCCCCTGCTCTATCATCTCGACCACGACCCCTCGGAACAATTCGATATCGCGGCCGAGCATCCAGAAATTATTAAAGAAATCAATGCGCTGGTATCAGAACATAAAGCGAACTTGGTGCGCGGCGAAGACCAGCTGGCGGAGCGGGAATAA
- the rimM gene encoding ribosome maturation factor RimM (Essential for efficient processing of 16S rRNA), whose protein sequence is MDKSACFYLGKIVSKYSYKGEVLVKIDTDEPEIYENMESVFIAMKGGNLVPFFIDRCRLHKSQLLRIDFEEVKDERAADRIMNHELYLPLSMLPKLEGDKFYFHEITGFSVEDTVHGNIGTITGVNDTTSQAIFEIDKDGKEVLVPITDDIFKGLDRERKIVNVATPDGLVELYLGE, encoded by the coding sequence ATGGACAAGTCAGCTTGCTTCTACCTCGGTAAAATCGTTTCAAAATACAGTTATAAAGGGGAGGTATTGGTTAAGATCGATACCGACGAGCCTGAAATTTACGAGAATATGGAATCAGTGTTCATCGCCATGAAAGGCGGTAACCTGGTTCCATTTTTTATTGACCGCTGTCGGTTGCACAAATCCCAACTGCTGCGTATCGACTTCGAGGAGGTCAAAGATGAGCGCGCCGCCGACCGGATCATGAACCATGAATTATACCTTCCCCTATCCATGTTGCCCAAGTTGGAGGGCGATAAGTTCTACTTTCACGAAATCACCGGCTTTAGCGTTGAGGATACCGTACATGGGAATATCGGAACGATTACCGGCGTCAACGACACCACCTCACAAGCTATTTTTGAAATTGACAAAGATGGCAAAGAAGTGCTGGTTCCTATAACGGACGACATCTTTAAGGGATTGGACCGAGAGCGCAAAATTGTGAATGTTGCTACTCCTGATGGTCTGGTCGAACTCTATCTTGGGGAATAA
- a CDS encoding sulfatase family protein has protein sequence MHRAVILLIPIVFTSILLFACKGTKKSPEEENPKPPNIVLIFTDDQGYGDVGVFGADDIATPNLDQMAGSGIKLTNFYSAQPICSASRAGILTGCYPNRIGIHNALGPGSPVGINPSETTMAEMLKANGYSTAIFGKWHLGDSPKFLPTRHGFDEWFGIPYSNDMWPKHPWQGTVFDFPPLPLYENETVIDTLTDQTQLTTQLTKKSVDFIARNKDNPFFLYVPHPQPHVPLYVSDKFKGKSDRGLYGDVIMEIDWSVGQILEALEENGLEDNTLVIFTSDNGPWLAYGNHAGSALPLREGKGTAWEGGQREPFVAQWPGKLPAGRAIDVPVMAIDLLPTIAAITGSQLPEKTMDGMNVWNVLTGASEESPQEAYFFYYRVNELMGVRYGKWKLYFPHTYRTMNGQEPGKDGLPGKYRMVDLKQIELYDLENDIAETENVAGQHPKIVAKIKELADAMRSRLGDSLQNIEGSENREPGRIAG, from the coding sequence ATGCATCGCGCAGTCATCCTGTTGATTCCCATTGTATTTACCTCCATTCTACTATTTGCCTGCAAGGGAACTAAAAAATCCCCTGAAGAAGAAAATCCGAAACCACCGAATATCGTGCTTATTTTTACCGACGATCAGGGCTATGGCGATGTGGGCGTATTCGGAGCGGACGATATTGCGACCCCAAACCTTGACCAAATGGCGGGAAGCGGCATCAAACTGACCAACTTTTATTCCGCACAACCGATATGCTCGGCATCACGGGCCGGTATCCTGACCGGTTGCTACCCCAATCGTATTGGTATCCATAACGCCCTAGGCCCTGGCAGTCCCGTGGGCATCAATCCTTCCGAGACCACCATGGCCGAGATGTTAAAGGCCAACGGCTACAGCACCGCAATCTTCGGAAAATGGCATCTAGGGGACAGTCCCAAATTCCTGCCCACCCGCCACGGCTTCGACGAATGGTTTGGCATCCCCTACTCCAACGATATGTGGCCCAAACATCCGTGGCAGGGTACGGTTTTCGACTTTCCACCGCTTCCGCTCTATGAAAACGAAACGGTCATCGACACCTTGACCGACCAAACCCAGCTGACTACCCAACTAACCAAAAAAAGTGTGGACTTTATAGCTCGTAACAAAGACAATCCCTTTTTTCTCTACGTGCCGCACCCGCAACCGCATGTACCGCTCTACGTGTCGGACAAGTTCAAGGGAAAATCCGACAGGGGGCTCTACGGTGACGTCATCATGGAAATCGACTGGTCCGTCGGCCAAATCCTGGAGGCCTTGGAAGAAAACGGACTGGAAGACAACACTTTGGTCATCTTCACTTCCGATAACGGTCCGTGGCTGGCCTACGGAAACCATGCCGGAAGTGCTCTGCCCTTAAGGGAAGGCAAAGGCACCGCTTGGGAAGGTGGTCAACGCGAACCCTTTGTTGCACAATGGCCGGGGAAACTTCCTGCGGGGAGAGCAATCGACGTGCCCGTCATGGCCATCGACCTACTACCGACCATAGCGGCTATCACCGGCTCTCAACTCCCGGAAAAAACTATGGATGGCATGAACGTCTGGAATGTGTTGACAGGAGCATCCGAAGAAAGTCCGCAGGAGGCCTATTTCTTCTACTATCGGGTCAATGAACTGATGGGCGTGCGCTATGGAAAGTGGAAACTCTATTTCCCCCATACCTACCGCACCATGAACGGCCAGGAGCCGGGCAAGGACGGTCTTCCCGGGAAGTACCGTATGGTCGATTTGAAACAGATCGAGCTTTATGACCTGGAAAATGATATCGCCGAAACCGAAAACGTGGCCGGTCAGCATCCCAAAATCGTAGCAAAAATCAAAGAATTGGCCGATGCTATGCGGTCACGATTGGGCGATTCCCTCCAAAACATCGAAGGTTCCGAAAACCGGGAACCGGGAAGAATCGCGGGATGA
- a CDS encoding CHRD domain-containing protein, with protein MRFKKIALSTFSAMTLIFMASCSNDDGSIAPPDPDPENPDETVTETDSKTYELGSVANPDISGTAKFVTFSNDSTVIELELDNTPDGGMHPAHIHFNTAAEGGDIALDLESVDGDTGESSTHVTELNDGTAITYQELLQYDGYINVHLSADDLGTLVAQGDIGQNELIGTSKEYELDSKAVEDIEGTAIFYERKNGEALAVLMLENTPDGGMHPAHIHANTAAEGGDILFTFNSVDGTTGMSKTNVAALDDETAFGYADVMEVDGYINVHLSADDLGTLVAQGDVGQNELTGESEAYALGSVSDPAISGSAEFAERVNGETLVTIELEGTTAGNSHPSHIHMGPVANAPGAIIVSLGEVDGETGTLAKNVTALNAEDGTPNAGEAIDYAAITAIDGYINVHLSAADLATLIAQGNVGANAAEEDAE; from the coding sequence ATGAGATTTAAAAAGATTGCTTTATCGACATTTTCAGCTATGACGCTAATTTTTATGGCCAGTTGCAGCAACGACGATGGATCGATTGCACCGCCCGATCCCGACCCGGAGAATCCCGACGAAACGGTAACCGAGACAGACTCAAAAACCTATGAGCTAGGTTCGGTCGCCAATCCCGATATTTCCGGTACGGCCAAATTTGTAACGTTCAGTAACGATTCTACCGTAATTGAACTGGAACTTGACAATACTCCCGATGGGGGAATGCATCCGGCTCATATTCACTTCAATACCGCGGCCGAGGGAGGCGATATTGCCCTTGATCTGGAAAGTGTCGATGGTGACACCGGTGAAAGTTCTACCCATGTGACCGAATTGAACGATGGAACCGCCATTACCTATCAAGAGCTGTTGCAATACGATGGGTATATCAACGTACATCTAAGTGCTGATGATTTGGGTACGCTTGTAGCACAGGGAGACATTGGCCAGAACGAGCTTATCGGTACCTCAAAAGAATACGAGCTTGACAGCAAAGCCGTGGAAGATATTGAAGGAACCGCAATCTTTTACGAACGAAAGAACGGCGAGGCGCTGGCAGTGCTAATGTTGGAGAACACTCCTGATGGAGGGATGCATCCGGCACACATCCATGCCAATACCGCAGCAGAAGGCGGTGATATTCTTTTTACCTTTAATTCGGTAGACGGAACTACGGGGATGAGCAAGACCAATGTAGCCGCTCTAGACGATGAAACTGCGTTTGGCTACGCCGACGTAATGGAAGTCGATGGCTATATCAATGTTCATTTGAGTGCCGATGATTTGGGTACTCTTGTCGCGCAAGGCGATGTTGGACAGAACGAATTGACGGGGGAGAGCGAAGCATACGCCCTTGGATCGGTTTCAGATCCTGCGATTTCCGGTTCGGCCGAATTCGCGGAGCGGGTGAACGGCGAAACCTTGGTCACCATTGAGTTGGAAGGTACTACCGCCGGCAACTCCCATCCATCGCACATTCATATGGGACCCGTAGCGAATGCGCCCGGAGCGATTATCGTTTCCTTGGGCGAAGTGGACGGAGAAACCGGAACTTTGGCGAAAAACGTAACCGCTTTAAACGCGGAAGACGGTACGCCCAATGCTGGGGAAGCCATTGACTACGCGGCCATCACTGCCATTGATGGTTATATCAACGTACACTTGAGTGCCGCTGACCTGGCTACTTTGATTGCACAAGGCAATGTAGGCGCCAATGCGGCCGAAGAGGATGCCGAGTAA
- a CDS encoding type II toxin-antitoxin system RelE/ParE family toxin — protein sequence MVYNVRISKEAQIELDVAECFFREKNLHEDFLEEFFKQVEFLKSIPKAFELKYSDIRILRFEQFNYSIHYVIEEDKVLILRILGQRQDF from the coding sequence ATGGTCTATAACGTCCGGATTTCCAAAGAAGCCCAAATTGAATTGGATGTGGCGGAATGCTTCTTTCGTGAAAAAAATCTCCACGAAGACTTTTTGGAAGAATTTTTCAAACAAGTCGAATTTTTGAAATCCATCCCAAAGGCGTTTGAACTCAAGTATAGCGATATTAGGATTCTTCGTTTCGAACAGTTCAACTATTCCATTCACTATGTCATCGAGGAGGACAAAGTGTTGATCCTCCGCATTCTCGGTCAAAGACAAGATTTTTAA